The genomic region CGAAAATAGAGCAGGTCCCCCGAAAAACCAAGTACTATCATCTCACGGAAAAGGGACAATGGGCACTCGAGAAGCTTGGGAAATTCGAAGAGACAGGACGATTATAGTAGGCTGCATGCTTTTGGCCAGGGAATGGTTCGACTGTTCGTTCAAATGAGCATTCATCGTGATAAGGCAAGGATTTTAACAATTTGCCACTAATTATTTACGATGGTCATAACACCATGTTGTGACCCGCCTTGAGGTTGAGATAAAGATGGATAAGAAATGGCTACAAACAGCGGATTGGAAGAATGAAAAGCATGTACCTGTGATCGATGCTCCTGATAAGGTGAAAAAGGGGGAAGTCGTCAAGGTTACGGTCCAGGTGGGCAAGGAGATACCACACCCGAACACGACAGCACACCACATAAAGTGGGCAGATCTCTTTTTCTGGCCGGACGGGGAGAAGTTCCCATATGAGATCGGGTATGTCTCATTTGATGCACACGGAGCATCAGTAAAGGGAGCGGACACAAGCACTGTGTATTGCGAACCATATGCTACGTTCGCATTCAAAACAGAGAAATCTGGAAAGCTCCTTTCGACCAGTTACTGTAACATTCACGGCCTCTGGAAAGACGAGAAAGAGCTCAAAGTGGAATAGACAAGATAAAGTGGCCTGTGGTATACGGGCCACCTCTCATTTTATTTTAGCACATCAACGAAACAGAATCAGTAGTATTTCCTAGGTGATAGGTTGGGCTAGGCACGTTTCACCCAGCTAACAAGTTCGGTATCCATCGCGTTCTCCTTCAAGAATTCTTCGCGATATTCATCGTTTTTCAACTGAATCCATACATTCTGAGCAGCCGGATCAAAACCAACTATTCGAAGAGATTTCTGTAATTTGTTTATCCCGAATGCTAATGGAATGGCCAGTATTGTTACGGCAAAGAATATCCCAGCTCCAAATATCCACCATTGGATACCCGATCCATTTGTCAAAGCATTTGCGAAGTTGAGCCATGCGAAAAACAGCAGGGAAAAGCTGATACCGTTCGCAAGCACACAGATTGTCTTCAAGCGCCAGTCGACATCACCTGTGTAGTAATGATCTTCACAAACTGGAACCAAGAACGTCCGGGATTCAGGCGTTGGAAGGTCTAAACGCCGTCGTGCACTTGGAGTGTGACCCGGCTTCCAGCCAGGGCGCAAATACCCCCTCTTGTCAGGATAAGCTACGACCCGTACTCTTTCTGTAGCTTCTGATGTGCAGACTGGGCAGATATCTGGAAAGTTCACCCTCTCAGCAGGAACTTTCACAATAGGCGGATCGAATTCCTCCTTGTAGGGGCTCATAGATATGCCTCTTCAATGAATATGAAAGGCTCTTAGCATTTACGCAAGATGAGTCTATCGACATGTACTTCATTCTGGTACAAGGAAGCCTTCATTCACCAACTTCGATACTATGGGTCTGAAGCCCGGACAGGTACGCCACTCCATGTTGTATTCGCATCTCTCACACGTTTCTGTCGTCTCAAGTACTCGTTTGATACTCAAAGCAGCAACAACAACAAGATACAGAAGGAAAACTAGAGTGAATTTCGCGTTAATCATGGATAAAAGTCCATCAGCTAAGAGAAGTGACCATACAACAGCTGCAAATGAGCCGCCAAGAAGGAACTTCGAGAGGATCTTTCGTCGTTTCGTTTCAGTCAGATGAGCGGTAATGGCCAGTAGATAGATAACAATGCCGCCCACTCCACCCCAGAATAGAAAGAAACGATTGAAAGACATAATCTGAGTCAGCCAGAGAAAAAACAACACTATAATACTGGTTACAAATGAGAGCATATTGAAGAAACAGCCGATACACCAGTATCGTCCTTTGAATTCGAAGGTATGTAATGAGAATTCTGGGCAGGCGGGGTGATGAGACGTAAGAAAGGGAGAAGCAATCTGCAAGAAGCGAATTGGGTGGCTTAGAATCTCTCGATAATCAGGCCTCAGCGATTCACCACTATCCATGCCGGAAGGGGAGTCAGGTGGAACTGGGTTTGGAGTTCCACCATTTTCCATGCAGTGAACCCTTCCGACTACCGCAGATCGATTATGGCTATTGTAGCGGGATTATGGACTGATTGGTATCAATGACCAGATAACGCTCAAACCACCAAGGAATACTATAGCAATTACTGCAAAGACAACGATTTCGATTACAAACGTCATAATCCAAGCCGTAATCGCCTTGCCCCATCCGATTTTATGGCGTGACTTGATAACCCACCACTGAAGAATGCATCCAATACAGGGGATGAGAAAAACAATCGCCATGAAAAGCGCGGTTACAAATGTGTCGCCTAGATCTCTATTCTTGCCGTTCACAAAGCCAAGTGCGATACCTAGGAAAATACCGTTTATGACCAGCGAAATAAGAGCCAGAATAACGAGATAGATAAGACCTTCTGAGATATTGATTGGTAGATTGAATTGAAGTAGCATAGTAAGGGCCTCCTTAAATGATACCGTTTGTCCTTGCTGACGAATCCATAATTTAAAAGCCTAGCGCATACTTGCTGGGATAGAAATGCATGGAAACCAAGGTAGTAGAAATGCGATGTATACTGGCAAGAAAGTTCGGCTTCGAGCTCTAGAAATGGATGATTTAGATAGTGTCATGGAACATTGGAATACCTACGAAACAAGGAGATTTCTGTACTCAGCGGTTCCTATGTCTCAAGGAACGGAAAAGGAATGGTTGGAGAAAGCAAGCAAGAGCCGCCCATGGAAAGATGGTGAGTTGAACCTAGCAATTGAAGACAAAAAGACAGCCGAGTTCCTAGGAACTGTCAGTCTTATGGATGTTTCAAAGCAACACAGCCGAGCTGAATTTGGAATCGCTATCCATAACCCCGAAAACCAGGGCAAGGGGTATGGAACCGATGCAACACGTGTCATGCTGTGGATTGGATTCCATGTACTTAATCTCAACAGTATTTTCTTGCTTACATTAGCACATAACAAACGTGCAATCAGAGCCTATGAAAAAGCTGGCTTCAAAAAATGCGGGACGTTTAGAAAAGCTGCTTATACAGAGGGAGAATTCCATGATTTCGTTGCAATGGATGTCTTGAAGGAAGACTTCATGGGAGAATATCCTCTAGGAACGCATATTGAGGAATAGATACCGACACCGAAATTGATGGATTGTTGCATAGTGCGTTTCCAATTGCAAAGGATATCAGGCAAAAATGTGGACTAGATAAGACCTTTATCATCGAGTGTTCTGAGAAACACGAAGATATTCCCAACTAGGCCTTCACAAAATGCTCAGAGAATCGCAACAACCAAAAGCAAGGAACTAGAGTTGGTCAACAGAGAATCTCAAATTGTGCTTGAGCATCACATGATTACTATTAGAGAGGAGATTTGACAGATGCCAGAGTCAGAATCCATCCATGAAAAAGCCATCAATACAATTCGTTTTCTATCTGCAGACGCTGTTCAACGTGCAAATTCCGGTCATCCGGGAATGCCAATGGGCAGTGCCACGATTGCCTATACCCTCTGGAGACGCCATCTCAGGTATAATCCAAAGAATCCTGAGTGGCCAGATCGAGATCGATTCATA from Candidatus Thorarchaeota archaeon harbors:
- a CDS encoding GNAT family N-acetyltransferase, with the translated sequence MHGNQGSRNAMYTGKKVRLRALEMDDLDSVMEHWNTYETRRFLYSAVPMSQGTEKEWLEKASKSRPWKDGELNLAIEDKKTAEFLGTVSLMDVSKQHSRAEFGIAIHNPENQGKGYGTDATRVMLWIGFHVLNLNSIFLLTLAHNKRAIRAYEKAGFKKCGTFRKAAYTEGEFHDFVAMDVLKEDFMGEYPLGTHIEE